One window of Pseudomonas sp. ML2-2023-3 genomic DNA carries:
- the tnpB gene encoding IS66 family insertion sequence element accessory protein TnpB (TnpB, as the term is used for proteins encoded by IS66 family insertion elements, is considered an accessory protein, since TnpC, encoded by a neighboring gene, is a DDE family transposase.), with product MLFVFLNKTRNRVKVLYWERNGFCLWLKRLEAERFKTSPDVTDEAIVLTVQELNWLLDGFDLWRNRPHQVLAPRFVA from the coding sequence GTGCTTTTCGTTTTCCTCAACAAAACCCGTAACCGGGTCAAGGTGTTGTATTGGGAGCGAAACGGCTTCTGTCTTTGGCTCAAACGCCTCGAGGCTGAGCGCTTCAAAACATCCCCCGATGTGACCGACGAGGCCATTGTGCTAACGGTTCAGGAACTGAACTGGTTACTCGATGGTTTTGATCTGTGGCGCAACCGTCCGCATCAAGTTTTGGCCCCGCGATTTGTCGCGTAG
- a CDS encoding polysaccharide biosynthesis tyrosine autokinase produces MQQAAVIHSTDSDKEDQIDLFGIFGTVMDHKWLVVGITSTFTAIGLAYALLATPVYQANAMLQVEAKKSDMLGFSDVNSILGKESPSTTEIELIKSRAIIGKAVDNLSLDITAEPNKFPIIGDFIYRRFKPKTSNEIAEPLFGMHSYAWGGEKIEIFQLDLPKNLLGEELTLVTGVNGKFSLLDSKQSLLLEGKASEEIDENNIKLQISSLIANPGTRFTITRSPRLTSILEYQKNLDVSERGKESGIIGLALESSEPNLAIKTLNEIAKLYVRQNVERTSAEAAQSLEFLKEQLPQVRRDLEKAETALNKYQTQSKSVDISLETKAILDQIVALDTSISELKLKQAEMDRKFTRQHPAYRALLTQINELSSKQAGLAKKVEGLPSTQQELLSLTRDVQVSTEIYTQLLNKSQELDVMRAGTVGNVRLIDVADVDQSKPIKPKKALIVVIATLLGALFAVILVFIRKSLNRGLENPEAIEQMGLPVYASIPYSSLQKSQGDKNESGRGRAVRAAPLLAISHPTDLAVEAIRSLRTSLHFAMLEATNNRLMISGPSPHVGKSFVSANLAAVIAQTGQRVLLVDVDMRKGYLHKVLGGIVENGLSDLLINHCDLNKAIQKTGIEGFDFISRGKIPPNPSELLMHENFSKFLDQIGNLYDLVILDTPPLLAVTDAAIVGRQSGTNLIVTRFGLSPAREIELTMRRFAQNGIDLKGAIFNGVEKRASAKYGYGGYGYYQYEYKSDQA; encoded by the coding sequence ATGCAGCAAGCGGCTGTAATACACTCAACTGATAGTGATAAGGAAGACCAGATAGACCTGTTTGGGATATTTGGTACCGTAATGGATCATAAATGGCTTGTCGTTGGTATCACCAGCACTTTTACAGCCATTGGTTTAGCTTATGCCTTGCTTGCAACGCCTGTGTATCAAGCTAATGCGATGCTCCAAGTAGAAGCAAAGAAAAGTGACATGTTAGGCTTTTCAGATGTCAATAGCATTCTTGGCAAAGAGTCGCCCTCAACAACTGAAATTGAACTTATAAAATCTCGGGCGATTATCGGAAAAGCCGTAGATAATTTAAGCCTAGATATTACAGCTGAACCTAATAAATTCCCAATAATTGGTGACTTCATATATCGCCGATTCAAACCTAAAACTTCAAATGAGATCGCCGAACCGCTATTTGGCATGCATAGTTATGCGTGGGGCGGGGAAAAAATTGAAATATTTCAGTTAGACTTGCCAAAAAACCTATTGGGCGAAGAATTAACCCTAGTCACAGGCGTCAATGGTAAGTTTAGTTTGCTTGATAGCAAGCAATCGCTCCTGCTTGAGGGTAAAGCTAGTGAAGAAATAGACGAAAACAATATAAAACTACAAATCTCATCTCTTATTGCCAACCCAGGGACTAGATTCACTATTACTCGCAGCCCTAGACTCACTAGCATATTGGAATATCAAAAAAATCTGGATGTTTCTGAACGTGGTAAAGAATCAGGGATCATCGGACTAGCGCTAGAAAGCTCAGAACCAAATCTCGCAATAAAAACTTTAAATGAAATTGCAAAACTCTATGTTAGACAGAATGTTGAGCGTACATCAGCAGAAGCGGCTCAGAGCCTTGAATTTCTGAAAGAGCAGCTACCTCAAGTTCGCAGGGATTTAGAGAAAGCTGAAACCGCTCTCAATAAATACCAAACACAGAGCAAATCCGTAGATATTAGCCTAGAGACTAAAGCAATCCTTGATCAGATTGTTGCTTTGGATACGAGTATTTCTGAGCTTAAACTTAAGCAAGCTGAAATGGATCGAAAATTTACTCGCCAACACCCGGCTTATAGGGCACTACTTACACAGATTAATGAACTGAGCAGCAAACAAGCCGGACTTGCCAAAAAGGTTGAGGGGCTTCCATCAACGCAACAAGAGTTGCTGAGCTTGACACGAGATGTACAAGTTAGCACTGAAATTTACACCCAACTACTAAATAAATCGCAAGAACTCGACGTAATGCGAGCGGGTACCGTTGGTAATGTACGACTTATTGATGTTGCGGACGTAGATCAATCAAAACCAATAAAGCCTAAAAAAGCCTTGATTGTTGTGATCGCCACGTTACTGGGCGCTTTGTTCGCAGTAATTTTGGTTTTTATCCGTAAAAGCCTAAATAGAGGCTTAGAAAACCCCGAAGCTATTGAACAGATGGGGCTGCCTGTATATGCGTCTATTCCTTACAGCTCACTGCAAAAATCGCAAGGCGATAAAAACGAAAGCGGGCGGGGGAGAGCAGTACGAGCCGCTCCGTTACTCGCTATAAGCCACCCTACAGATTTGGCTGTGGAAGCCATTCGGAGCCTTCGTACTAGCTTACACTTTGCGATGCTTGAGGCGACTAATAATCGTCTCATGATCTCGGGCCCGAGCCCTCATGTAGGTAAATCTTTTGTTTCAGCCAACCTGGCCGCAGTTATTGCACAAACTGGTCAGCGCGTTTTGCTGGTTGATGTAGACATGAGAAAAGGGTACCTGCATAAAGTTTTAGGCGGTATTGTCGAAAACGGCTTATCTGATCTATTAATAAATCATTGCGATCTTAATAAAGCCATACAAAAGACTGGGATTGAAGGATTCGATTTTATTTCACGAGGCAAAATTCCACCCAATCCGTCTGAGCTACTGATGCATGAAAATTTCAGTAAATTTCTCGATCAAATTGGTAATCTCTATGATTTGGTAATTCTTGATACTCCTCCACTTCTCGCAGTTACAGACGCTGCGATTGTTGGCCGTCAATCTGGAACCAACCTAATTGTAACTCGTTTCGGCCTCAGTCCAGCGCGAGAAATTGAGCTGACAATGCGGCGATTTGCTCAAAACGGAATTGATCTGAAAGGAGCAATTTTCAATGGCGTGGAGAAACGTGCGTCCGCCAAGTACGGATATGGTGGGTATGGATATTATCAATATGAATATAAATCTGACCAAGCATAA
- a CDS encoding IS110 family transposase encodes MSACTTVAVDLAKHVFQLAGEDALGKVHYEQRIKSREAFYEFLRQLPPHVVVLMETGPGAQAWARQLQDQGNLARILPAGLVAKHRSGPKNDRNDALAILRAGRDEKICAVPVKTVAALAMQALHRARQGYVRRRTAVSNQMRGLLLEHGIALAQGDVAISQKIPRILEDATQPVPAMLRELIDELLAEWRHLGERINVLTGRLEVAANADKTAKRLMTVRGIGPITATALVAKETKPERFGDARMFAAYFGMVPDQHSSGNTVLLGDMTKRGDSYLRSLMIQGAHAVLQQLRPDSQHPDDRRLLRWMSRLGRKDAAIRLANRNLRIVWVLLQNDQTYRRQPADGQQATMSH; translated from the coding sequence TTGTCGGCCTGCACTACCGTGGCGGTCGACCTGGCCAAGCATGTTTTCCAGCTTGCCGGCGAAGACGCCCTCGGCAAGGTGCATTACGAGCAGCGGATCAAGTCGCGCGAGGCGTTCTACGAGTTTCTCCGCCAGCTGCCGCCTCATGTCGTGGTCTTGATGGAAACCGGCCCGGGCGCTCAAGCCTGGGCCCGGCAGCTGCAGGATCAAGGCAATCTGGCGCGCATCCTGCCTGCCGGTCTGGTGGCCAAGCATCGCAGCGGCCCTAAAAATGATCGCAACGATGCGCTGGCAATCCTGCGCGCCGGTCGCGACGAAAAGATCTGCGCAGTGCCGGTCAAAACTGTCGCGGCGCTGGCCATGCAGGCATTGCATCGTGCCCGTCAAGGCTACGTGCGTCGCCGCACCGCCGTGAGCAATCAGATGCGTGGCCTGCTGCTCGAACACGGGATTGCGCTGGCACAGGGCGACGTTGCGATCAGCCAGAAAATCCCGCGGATATTGGAGGATGCCACCCAGCCGGTGCCTGCCATGTTGCGTGAGCTGATCGATGAACTGTTGGCCGAGTGGCGCCATTTGGGCGAGCGCATCAACGTCCTGACGGGACGCCTGGAAGTGGCCGCGAACGCCGACAAGACAGCCAAACGGTTGATGACCGTGCGCGGCATCGGCCCAATCACCGCTACGGCGCTGGTGGCCAAGGAAACCAAGCCTGAGCGCTTTGGTGATGCTCGAATGTTCGCCGCGTACTTCGGCATGGTCCCTGATCAGCACAGCAGTGGGAATACGGTTCTGCTGGGGGATATGACCAAGCGAGGCGATAGCTATTTGCGCAGCCTGATGATCCAGGGTGCCCACGCGGTATTGCAGCAGTTGCGACCTGATTCGCAACATCCCGACGACCGCCGTTTGTTGCGCTGGATGAGCCGACTGGGCCGCAAGGACGCAGCGATCAGGTTGGCCAATCGCAACCTGCGCATCGTCTGGGTGCTTTTACAGAATGACCAGACTTATCGTCGCCAGCCCGCCGATGGCCAGCAAGCGACGATGAGCCACTGA
- a CDS encoding REP-associated tyrosine transposase yields the protein MPTPHHAKNLRFGRFSGINRIYHITVTTLGRQAFFQEWSDALPLINTFKQAQKEGEARSLCWVVMPDHIHWLIELQTNDLSRVIGRMKSRSTLGLNRHFGRTGPIWQKGFHDHALRKEENLKTVARYIIANPLRAGLVKKVGDYL from the coding sequence ATGCCCACCCCACACCATGCCAAAAATCTGCGCTTCGGCCGATTCTCAGGCATAAACCGCATTTACCACATCACGGTCACCACCCTAGGCCGCCAGGCCTTTTTCCAGGAATGGTCCGATGCTCTACCCCTAATCAATACCTTCAAACAGGCTCAAAAGGAGGGCGAAGCCAGGTCTCTCTGTTGGGTTGTCATGCCTGACCATATCCATTGGCTGATTGAGCTTCAAACTAATGACCTGTCACGGGTCATTGGCCGCATGAAGTCGCGTTCAACCCTGGGCCTGAATCGCCATTTCGGGCGGACCGGCCCCATTTGGCAGAAAGGGTTTCATGATCACGCGTTGCGTAAGGAAGAAAATTTGAAAACCGTTGCCCGCTACATCATCGCCAACCCCTTGAGAGCGGGGTTGGTGAAGAAGGTAGGGGATTATTTGTAG
- a CDS encoding trypsin-like peptidase domain-containing protein → MTKIMAIVFLGALTAGCNGIVKPELMGSDAYFQVHSGFPLPYVFLASAVQWNEDYAVTASHVPLLPNVQHTCSTGCDLVFFKHKANGYLPHWRAPKTGERITAEGASPYLTSASGQGRVYSTPFFNTNDNSGDRYAIHDAPLIKGMSGGPVIAADGSVVGINIGYHSITPEEQAKHPGIKDAQRISVFLPYAVIQREWVILQAKLHPPEAPKYVNSCPDYTQLRDKSRGQNLMRTVAPQIKTIE, encoded by the coding sequence ATGACGAAGATCATGGCAATCGTATTTCTAGGAGCGTTAACAGCAGGATGCAACGGCATTGTAAAACCCGAACTCATGGGTAGCGATGCTTACTTCCAGGTCCATTCAGGCTTCCCCCTTCCATACGTCTTCTTGGCTTCGGCCGTGCAGTGGAACGAAGACTACGCCGTCACGGCCAGCCACGTCCCCTTGCTCCCCAATGTGCAACACACCTGCAGCACCGGCTGCGACCTGGTATTTTTCAAGCACAAAGCCAATGGCTACCTCCCCCACTGGCGAGCCCCCAAAACCGGCGAACGCATCACCGCCGAAGGCGCCAGTCCGTACCTTACCAGCGCCAGTGGCCAAGGCCGGGTGTATTCCACGCCCTTCTTCAACACCAACGACAACAGCGGCGACCGCTACGCCATCCACGACGCGCCGCTAATCAAAGGCATGTCCGGTGGCCCGGTCATAGCCGCAGACGGCAGCGTGGTCGGCATCAACATCGGCTACCACAGCATCACCCCAGAAGAACAAGCCAAACACCCCGGCATCAAGGACGCACAGCGCATCAGCGTGTTCCTACCGTATGCCGTCATCCAACGCGAATGGGTGATCCTGCAAGCGAAGCTACACCCACCGGAAGCCCCGAAATACGTCAATTCATGCCCGGATTATACCCAACTACGCGACAAATCGCGGGGCCAAAACTTGATGCGGACGGTTGCGCCACAGATCAAAACCATCGAGTAA
- the rfaH gene encoding transcription/translation regulatory transformer protein RfaH: MESTAKVWYLIQCKSRQEERAEENLVRQGYSCFRPQYLRERVAQGKRSVVRESLFPGYLFIHLDDQDNWGPLRSTRGVLWVVAFGNQPLAVADALIEQLRLQEAQAGEIELQLVSGQAVQIVEGPFADLQAIYLRMDGDERVVLLLNLLHRQHQFSLPLRGIGKL; the protein is encoded by the coding sequence ATGGAATCTACAGCCAAGGTTTGGTATTTAATTCAGTGCAAGTCCCGGCAGGAAGAACGCGCGGAAGAAAATCTGGTTAGGCAGGGGTACAGCTGTTTCCGGCCTCAGTATCTGCGTGAGCGCGTTGCCCAAGGTAAGCGTTCGGTGGTCAGAGAATCGTTGTTTCCGGGCTATCTGTTTATTCACTTGGATGATCAGGATAATTGGGGACCTTTGCGTTCTACTCGCGGGGTACTGTGGGTGGTAGCGTTTGGTAATCAGCCACTGGCGGTGGCGGATGCCTTGATCGAGCAGTTGCGGCTGCAGGAAGCCCAAGCGGGTGAAATTGAGTTGCAGCTGGTGAGTGGTCAGGCCGTGCAGATTGTCGAGGGGCCGTTTGCCGACCTGCAGGCTATCTACCTGCGCATGGACGGAGATGAGCGGGTGGTGTTGCTGTTGAACCTGTTACACCGCCAACATCAGTTCAGCTTACCGCTTCGGGGCATAGGAAAGCTCTAG
- a CDS encoding low molecular weight protein-tyrosine-phosphatase, protein MFQRVLIVCIGNICRSPTAEHLLRGAILKAKPDSDIQISSAGLGALVDHALEPTAQEVLQERGHPPMDHKARQLRSALVSESDLILVMEQRHIEGVLRIAPEARGKVLLLGKWQDNREIDDPYKRGKPAFVHAYALIEEAVNAWAQRLAR, encoded by the coding sequence TTGTTCCAAAGGGTATTGATCGTGTGCATTGGTAACATCTGCCGTAGCCCTACGGCAGAGCACCTGCTGCGTGGCGCAATCCTCAAAGCCAAGCCTGATTCTGACATTCAGATCAGCTCTGCTGGCTTGGGAGCCCTCGTCGACCACGCCCTTGAACCGACCGCCCAGGAAGTCCTCCAGGAGCGCGGCCACCCGCCGATGGACCATAAGGCTCGCCAGCTACGATCTGCACTGGTCAGCGAATCCGATCTTATTCTTGTCATGGAACAGCGCCATATTGAAGGCGTGCTGCGGATCGCTCCTGAAGCCAGGGGTAAGGTTCTGCTCCTGGGCAAGTGGCAAGACAACCGTGAAATCGACGACCCGTATAAACGAGGCAAGCCTGCATTCGTTCATGCTTATGCGTTGATCGAAGAAGCTGTAAACGCCTGGGCCCAACGTCTCGCACGTTGA